One stretch of Plutella xylostella chromosome 15, ilPluXylo3.1, whole genome shotgun sequence DNA includes these proteins:
- the LOC125489557 gene encoding uncharacterized protein LOC125489557, whose translation MDDYLQSFKTEAEAQKTAQEVDQIHKHGGFELRGWASNRSTVIQQLQTVKPEEQVKIGQDGQTEKTLGMLWNIGKDTLQYTLNLRNTPRDVIDGTRPPTKRQVTSAVMSVFDPLNIATPVLIQGKKLIQHLWREGISWDEEIPERYIADWKEWIQGLEQLQSLHIPRCTFSCDEGEMHTFVDASETTYAAATYWRTTQDGIPTVRLVAAKARVAPLKITSIPRLELQAALLGCRLASNVENENSAKVTRKYYWSDSRTVLAWIKSDPRTFKPFVAHRLAEIEELSKTTEWRWVPTNENVADDATRRAPREFDPNHRWFNGPAFLKNPPTKWPVDRSEPSPVPAEENKKTVAAIKVVHTEIPNPQRFSKWTRLLRATARLLQCVDVFKQLLKHEKVTAIKRTVKDSTWRKYDKKKQSRPSPLTAPALTHRTYLPIQPEYLQSAENLLIKTVQRESFNNEIKCITNNKPLEKDSRLKRLSLKIAEDILKLDTRICAANCISDTYKHPVVLDGRHRITKLLVAHYHSKFNHGNIHTIMNEIRQKYYITSLRAIVKTTARECQWCRTHKTAPLTAPIGDLPAERLTPYQPPFTYTAVDYFGPLTITVGRKTEKRWVALYTCMTTRAVHLEIATSLTANDMILTLRRFAARRGMCSVLYSDNGGNFVRANSELKTEFEKLKDLAGEKGIKWKFIPPGAPHMGGTWERLVRTVKTALYATLKERQPREEVLHTLLLEAEHLVNSRPLTPPSLDPNEEESLTPNHFLIGRSNGCPRIGDFDENTLIGTPTWRTVQYLTDTFWNRWLKEYLPTLSPRPNTENHPENLKPGDIVLIVDSNLPRGVWPRGEIMTIHPGPDGRTRIVDVRTVAGTLRRPITRLVKIT comes from the coding sequence ATGGATGACTACCTACAGAGTTTCAAAACCGAAGCGGAGGCACAAAAAACCGCTCAAGAAGTAGATCAGATCCACAAACACGGCGGTTTCGAGTTACGCGGCTGGGCAAGCAACCGATCAACCGTTATACAACAATTACAGACGGTTAAACCCGAAGAACAGGTTAAAATCGGTCAAGACGGACAAACAGAGAAAACACTCGGAATGTTATGGAACATCGGTAAAGATACACTTCAATACACACTGAACTTGAGAAACACGCCCCGTGACGTCATCGATGGCACACGCCCGCCTACGAAGCGTCAAGTTACGAGCGCCGTCATGTCAGTGTTCGACCCGCTAAACATAGCCACGCCCGTCCTCATACAAGGCAAGAAGTTAATTCAACACTTGTGGCGTGAAGGAATTAGCTGGGATGAAGAGATACCCGAACGATACATAGCCGACTGGAAAGAATGGATACAAGGCCTAGAACAGCTGCAGAGCCTTCACATCCCTCGTTGCACATTTTCTTGTGACGAGGGGGAGATGCACACATTCGTAGACGCCAGCGAAACTACATATGCTGCGGCTACCTACTGGAGGACGACTCAAGATGGAATACCTACCGTGAGACTGGTCGCCGCAAAAGCACGCGTAGCGCCACTGAAAATAACTTCAATACCGAGACTAGAATTGCAAGCCGCGCTACTGGGCTGCCGACTAGCATCCAACGTAGAGAACGAAAATTCAGCAAAAGTCACGAGGAAATACTATTGGTCCGACTCACGAACAGTGTTAGCGTGGATAAAATCAGACCCGCGCACTTTCAAACCGTTCGTGGCACACAGACTGGCGGAAATCGAAGAGCTAAGCAAAACCACCGAATGGAGATGGGTGCCGACTAACGAAAACGTAGCCGATGACGCCACACGACGAGCGCCTCGAGAATTCGACCCCAATCACCGTTGGTTCAATGGCCCAGCCTTCCTGAAAAACCCACCAACTAAGTGGCCAGTGGACCGGAGCGAGCCCTCGCCCGTCCCAGcggaagaaaataaaaagactgTCGCAGCGATAAAAGTCGTACATACAGAAATACCTAACCCACAGAGATTCTCCAAATGGACACGCTTACTGAGAGCCACTGCACGCCTATTACAGTGTGTCGACGTGTTCAAGCAACTCCTGAAACATGAAAAGGTCACCGCAATCAAGCGCACCGTGAAAGACAGTACGTGGCGAAAATACGATAAGAAGAAACAATCACGCCCGTCACCGCTCACCGCGCCCGCGTTAACccaccgtacctacctacctattcagCCTGAATACCTACAATCGGCTGAAAATCTGCTCATAAAAACAGTGCAAAGAGAAAGCTTCAACAACGAAATAAAGTGCATAACAAATAACAAACCACTAGAAAAAGACTCTCGCTTGAAGCGATTATCACTGAAAATCGCTGAAGATATCCTGAAACTGGACACGAGAATATGTGCCGCCAACTGCATAAGTGACACATATAAACACCCCGTAGTGCTAGACGGAAGACACAGAATAACAAAGTTGCTCGTCGCTCATTACCACAGCAAGTTCAATCATGGCAACATTCACACCATAATGAATGAGATTCGCCAAAAGTATTACATAACTTCGCTCAGAGCTATAGTCAAGACCACCGCTCGAGAGTGCCAATGGTGCAGAACCCACAAAACTGCGCCACTGACGGCACCAATCGGTGATTTACCCGCTGAAAGGTTAACCCCGTACCAGCCGCCGTTCACATACACGGCCGTCGACTACTTCGGTCCGCTAACCATTACAGTGGGCCGAAAGACTGAAAAACGCTGGGTAGCTCTATACACGTGCATGACAACACGCGCTGTACACTTGGAAATAGCCACCTCATTGACCGCCAACGACATGATACTCACACTAAGAAGATTCGCGGCGAGGCGAGGCATGTGCTCTGTACTCTACAGTGATAACGGCGGAAACTTCGTACGTGCAAACTCAGAACTGAAAACTGAATTCGAGAAACTGAAAGACCTAGCTGGCGAAAAAGGCATAAAgtggaaattcataccgccCGGAGCTCCTCATATGGGCGGTACGTGGGAACGATTGGTCCGCACAGTAAAAACCGCACTGTACGCGACCCTGAAAGAAAGACAACCACGTGAAGAAGTGTTACATACACTGTTATTAGAGGCTGAACATCTGGTTAACTCACGACCACTAACACCACCAAGCCTAGATCCAAATGAAGAAGAGAGCTTAACGCCTAACCACTTTTTAATTGGCCGATCGAACGGTTGTCCACGCATCGGCGATTTCGATGAAAACACCTTGATAGGTACACCCACGTGGAGAACAGTGCAATACCTAACTGACACGTTCTGGAACCGCTGGCTGAaagaatacttacctacactgTCACCGAGGCCGAACACTGAAAACCATCCTGAAAACCTGAAACCCGGTGACATTGTGTTGATAGTCGACTCGAACTTACCAAGAGGAGTCTGGCCTAGAGGCGAAATAATGACTATACACCCAGGCCCAGATGGCAGGACGAGAATCGTAGATGTCCGAACAGTTGCTGGAACGCTGAGAAGACCCATAACAAGACTCGTGAAGATCACCTGA